The following DNA comes from Herpetosiphon gulosus.
TCGTTGCCGCGTGGCTGCTCACGGCTATGCACTGGAAATAGCCAAATCGCCACGCCCACAATCAACTGGGTGACCCAACCAACCATTAGGGCGTGATAAAACACGATTTGCAAGGCTGCTAATGGATTAGTTTTGAAGCCCCATAGTTGACTGGTGAGCATGGCGCTGCCTAAACCGAACGCCAGCACCAACCAAACAAATGCAGTGCGAATATAGTAACGAGCAAGTGTTGGCATAGTGCTGGCTCCTCGAAATTAGGCTGTTTTGCTCAAAATAGCAGTTAAATCGGCGACAATCGGCGCTAGCTCAATTTGATGAGCTTGGGCGGCTTGGCTCAGGCTTAATCCGCCGCCGCAACACAAATCAAAGCCATGTTGACGTAAGACAGCCATCACATCGGGGTGAGCTTCGGCTAAAGCAGCCAAGGTGCTTTCGGCGATGACTTCAGGGGTTACAGTTGTGGTTGACATAAATTGGATGCTCCTTACAACAATATATCTAGGCCTAGCATAGCTAATCCCTGCATAACGAGCAGCGACTTTTCTCACAAGCAGCTAGCTAGGCATCATGCGAGAAAAGTCACAGCCAAACCAATTGTGAGGTTCTAAGCTAGCGCTATGTAATTACAACGGCTGGCCAACATCCAATTGCATATCGATCACTGGCGATCCCCAGCATCGATTGATGGTTCGCTTTCAAGCAAGGAGCGTCGCAATGAACCGCCGATCATTCACTATGGTAGTGATTTTTAGTCTGTTATTAGCAAGTATTGCCGCCTGTAGCGATCAAGCTGATCGTACCAGTTCACTGGCCCCAACCACTTCGATCAAACCCGAAAGCCAAGTTGTGAGCCAACAAGCCAGCCAACCAGCTAGCAAGGAAGTGTTGGAAATTCATTCGTTTGATATGGGCTTCAAACCACAGAATCTCACAGTGCCAAGCGCTGGGGTCTATACGATTAAATTAGTTAATGATGGCGTGATTCCTCACGATATTACCTTTCCGGATGGCACAGTGATTAGTGCTAAGGCCAACGAAACGGTGACTGGCGAGGTTACGATTCCTGCTGAGGGCATGAATTTTATTTGTGCTGTGCCTGGCCACGAAGCTGCGGGCATGAAAGGCTCAATTCAAGTTGCCTCGGCTGATGCTGCTGCCATTACCCCAACCATGATGGATGACCATAGCGGGCCTGCGCCTGAAAGTGATATTGTTGCTGATGAGTCGGCTCCAGAGTACACCTTGTACGATGCTAAAGCTCCAACAGCCTTAGAAGGTACGGTACATGAAGTCGAATTGGTGGTTGAAGAAAAAGATATGACCGTAGCTCCAGGCTATGTTCAACATGTCTGGACATTTGGTGGCACGGTGCCAGGGCCAGTCATTCGGGTGAAGGTTGGCGATACTGTGCGGATTCAGCTTAAAAATCCTAGCTCTAACAAAGTACCGCACTCAATCGATTTTCACTCGAGCGAGGTTGCTTGGAACGATGAAATGACCTCGATTAATGTCGGCGAAGATAAGGTTTACGAATGGAAAGCTAATTATGCTGGCGTTTGGATGTATCACTGTGGTACAACTCCCGCGCTGCATCATATTGCCAATGGGATGTATGGGATGGTGATTGTTGAACCCAAGGAAGGCTTGCCAGCAGTTGATCATGAATTTGCCTTGGTGCAAAGCGAATGGTATCTCGGCCCTCAAGGCGATTTGGTCAGCCTCGAAAAAGCTGCCTCAGCCGCTCCAGCCCCTGAATATGTGGTATTCAATGGCGTTGCCAATCAATACAAAGATCATCCATTGGAAGTTAAAACCGGGGCAAGTGTGCGGGTGTTTGTGCTGAATGCTGGCCCAAGCATCGATAGTTCGTTCCACGTAGTTGGTACCATTTTCAACACGGTTATCAAAGAAGGTGTGCAATTACGACCTGAAACTGCCAATGGCTATGGCTCGCAAGCTGTTGATTTAGCCCCAGCGCAAGGCGCAATTGTCGAATTTACGACCGCTGAAGATGGTTTATACCCAA
Coding sequences within:
- a CDS encoding DUF542 domain-containing protein, with the protein product MSTTTVTPEVIAESTLAALAEAHPDVMAVLRQHGFDLCCGGGLSLSQAAQAHQIELAPIVADLTAILSKTA
- a CDS encoding multicopper oxidase domain-containing protein translates to MNRRSFTMVVIFSLLLASIAACSDQADRTSSLAPTTSIKPESQVVSQQASQPASKEVLEIHSFDMGFKPQNLTVPSAGVYTIKLVNDGVIPHDITFPDGTVISAKANETVTGEVTIPAEGMNFICAVPGHEAAGMKGSIQVASADAAAITPTMMDDHSGPAPESDIVADESAPEYTLYDAKAPTALEGTVHEVELVVEEKDMTVAPGYVQHVWTFGGTVPGPVIRVKVGDTVRIQLKNPSSNKVPHSIDFHSSEVAWNDEMTSINVGEDKVYEWKANYAGVWMYHCGTTPALHHIANGMYGMVIVEPKEGLPAVDHEFALVQSEWYLGPQGDLVSLEKAASAAPAPEYVVFNGVANQYKDHPLEVKTGASVRVFVLNAGPSIDSSFHVVGTIFNTVIKEGVQLRPETANGYGSQAVDLAPAQGAIVEFTTAEDGLYPIVTHAFNFVGRGALGLFQAGDGDPKN